Proteins encoded in a region of the Rutidosis leptorrhynchoides isolate AG116_Rl617_1_P2 chromosome 9, CSIRO_AGI_Rlap_v1, whole genome shotgun sequence genome:
- the LOC139867921 gene encoding uncharacterized protein produces MFMNNTKTSFVDDEGWTIEVEYVKSKPQCEFKPRIKYRDPGEFSIMYQFKKKKTYLALLDSGASVNMMPAKVAKSIGIRELVRTNTSIRFGNQTVDDPIGVTIDVLFIIHGIGYKEDFFIMDCEPDKNTPIMLGCGFLATARMSLDFDTGMLIIKDEDNMITLHMEDGFGSSTTGV; encoded by the coding sequence ATGTTCATGAACAACACCAAAACGTCTTTTGTTGATGATGAGGGTTGGACAATTGAAGTTGAGTACGTTAAGTCTAAACCACAATGTGAATTCAAGCCTCGTATAAAATATAGAGATCCGGGCGAGTTTTCGATTATGTAtcaatttaaaaagaagaagactTACTTGGCGTTGTTAGACTCGGGTGCAAGTGTTAATATGATGCCGGCAAAAGTTGCAAAATCAATAGGCATTCGGGAGTTGGTTCGAACTAATACAAGTATCCGGTTTGGAAATCAAACCGTTGATGACCCAATTGGGGTTACGATAGATGTCCTTTTTATTATCCACGGTATTGGGTATAAAGAAGATTTCTTCATTATGGATTGTGAACCGGATAAAAACACTCCAATTATGTTGGGATGTGGATTTCTAGCAACCGCGAGGATGTCACTAGATTTTGATACGGGGATGTTGATAATTAAAGATGAAGATAACATGATCACTCTCCATATGGAAGATGGATTCGGCTCTAGCACCACCGGAGTCTAA